In one Colletotrichum destructivum chromosome 2, complete sequence genomic region, the following are encoded:
- a CDS encoding Putative major facilitator superfamily, MFS transporter superfamily, with product MSRSIARSSEADDDDEEDGNNDNERTSLLAKTATPQDENNRNMGVFTSFQSHVYSRAPSSLDLASSDAIDHDSIALIRDPVDVELADKKPRELDEDGEHDDLRKSSDSDSEVFESGVGKIEAAQALWGRKGRWLVILGLALVMIIYEIDNTTVSIYNNYATSSFSALSRLATLSTATAIVFAVVKPLIAKLSNVVGRGEAYIVAMSFYVLGYVLMASSASFNAYAAGAIFYAIGQSGTNIMNDIIVADITTARWRGFAISFLFFPFLITPWAAGFIVDDVVRPGGIGWRWGIGMYAILMPISSAVIISTLLYYQRRAKNRGLVPRKKKTTLHGFCSQIDLGGSLLLCAGFAMVLVPLTLAANSSSGGNSWGTPYTVVLVVIGGLVLAALPFYEKFAARNPILPPHYFRNRTIALCLFLIASDSVGFSSTHTYLYSWATVARGFTARDATFFQYTHGVMQCVTAITGGLAMAYTRRYKWLLVSGATVRFIGYGVMLRLRGAENSVAEIFIVQVIQGLGSGFMQLSILVPAQIVVPHREMPQVTALVICFAVLGSSIGGCVAGAIYSNTFKPALYRYLGAGASSQLVDSLFNSIVGTAPAWGTPERNAINHAFTDVMKYMVYTAVGASTPGVILVWLLPNYTLPDRNNIVET from the exons ATGAGTCGGTCCATAGCTCGTTCGTCCGaggcagacgacgacgacgaggaggacggcaacaacgacaacgaaCGCACCAGTCTCTTGGCCAAGACGGCAACGCCCCAAGACGAGAACAACCGCAACATGGGGGTTTTCACGTCGTTTCAGAGTCATGTCTACTCGAGGGCTCCGTCTTCTCTCGATTTGGCCTCTTCAGACGCGATAGACCACGACAGTATCGCCTTGATCAGAGACCCCGTGGATGTCGAGCTGGCTGACAAGAAGCCTCGCGAACTTGACGAAGATGGCGAACATGACGACCTAAGGAAGTCCTCTGACTCTGACTCCGAGGTCTTCGAGTCCGGTGTTGGCAAAATCGAGGCAGCGCAAGCCCTATGGGGTAGAAAGGGCAGATGGCTGGTGATCCTTGG TCTTGCTCTGGTCATGATCATCTA CGAGATCGACAACACAACCGTCAGCATCTACAACAACTACGCcacctcgtccttctcggcgctCTCCAGGCTGGCAACGCTCAGCACCGCAACagccatcgtcttcgccgtcgtcaagcCGCTCATCGCCAAGCTGTCCAACGTCGTCGGGCGCGGCGAGGCCTACATCGTCGCCATGTCCTTCTACGTCCTGGGCTACGTCCTcatggcctcgtccgcctcctTCAACGCCTACGCGGCGGGCGCCATCTTCTACGCCATCGGCCAGTCCGGCACCAACATCATGAAcgacatcatcgtcgccgacatcacCACCGCCCGCTGGCGCGGCTTCGCCATcagcttcctcttcttccccttcctcatcACCCCGTGGGCCGccggcttcatcgtcgacgacgtcgtcaggCCCGGCGGCATCGGCTGGCGCTGGGGCATCGGCATGTACGCCATCCTCATGCCCATCAGCTCGGCCGTCATCATCTCAACGCTGCTCTACTACCAGAGGAGGGCCAAGAACAGGGGCCTCGTCcccagaaagaagaagacgaccctCCACGGCTTCTGCTCCCAGATCGACCTGGGCGGCTCGCTCCTACTGTGCGCAGGCTTCGCCATGGTCTTGGTACCCTTGACCCTGGCGGCGAACAGCTCCTCCGGCGGCAACAGCTGGGGGACGCCGTACACCGTCGTCCTAGTCGTCATTGGGgggctcgtcctcgccgccctgcccTTTTACGAGAAGTTCGCCGCGAGGAACCCGATCCTGCCGCCGCACTATTTCCGCAACCGGACCATCGctctctgcctcttcctcatcgccagCGACTCCGTCGGCTTCTCCAGCACGCACACATACCTCTACTCGTGGGCCACGGTGGCCCGCGGGTTCACCGCCCGCGACGCCACCTTCTTCCAGTACACGCACGGCGTCATGCAGTGCGTGACGGCCATCACCGGCGGGCTCGCCATGGCGTACACCCGGCGGTACAAGTGGTTGCTCGTCTCGGGAGCGACGGTCCGCTTCATCGGGTACGGCGTCATGCTCCGGCTGCGCGGCGCCGAGAACTCGGTCGCCGAGATCTTCATCGTCCAGGTCATCCAGGGCCTGGGCTCCGGCTTCATGCAGCTGTCGATCCTCGTGCCCGCGCAGATCGTCGTGCCGCACCGCGAGATGCCCCAGgtcaccgccctcgtcaTCTGTTTCGCCGTGCTCGGAAGCAGCATCGGCGGCTGCGTTGCCGGGGCCATCTACTCCAACACGTTCAAGCCTGCGCTGTATCGATATCTCGGGGCCGGGGCTTCTTCCCAACTCGTTGACTCCTTGTTCAACTCGATTGTCGGCACAGCCCCGGCATGGGGCACTCCGGAGAGAAACGCCATCAACCACGCG TTCACGGATGTGATGAAGTACATGGTCTACACTGCCGTTGGAGCATCAACCCCCGGTGTCATTCTGGTCTGGCTTCTCCCGAATTATACGTTGCC TGACCGGAACAATATTGTCGAAACTTGA